The Suricata suricatta isolate VVHF042 chromosome 15, meerkat_22Aug2017_6uvM2_HiC, whole genome shotgun sequence genome includes the window GGTTCTGAAAAGCCTGCCCCCAGAAACCTGGGATATTCTGGATGAGGAGGTTCCGCCGCTCTAAGTGATGCAGTCGCAACTGCCCGAACTTCCGCGAGAGCCGAAGGTAGGCCCTGTCCGCCTGGGCGTTCATGGTCTCCAGCTTCAGCTGGACGGTCTCCAGCGTATCCATGCTGCCTTCGGTCGCCAGGGGCCCCGACCCTGCATCCTTTTCCACCTTCACCTCCTCTGCCACAGGGGTGGAGACACTCTCCCCAGTAGCCCCTTTCTTCAGCCTCCCACCAGCTACGGCCTGCGGTCCCCTCCCCGCTGCGCCACAGGTTTCTGAGGCCTTCTTCCCAGCAGCGCCACGCCGATTTCCAACGCGGGAGCCATTTTTTGGCCTTGCCACAGTTCCCACGGTTCCCACGAAGACCGTGTCTGCTGTTAGGCGCTCTGAGAGGGACATGGCCTTCCCTGGGCAGGGCCTGGTCGTGGCCTGCCCGCGACCCCCCGCTGCTCGGGCCCGGAGCGCGAGGCCACAATCCAGGGGGAGCCGGCAGGCCGCCTCCTCCGCGGGCCGACGGAGCGGCGCGGCCACAGCAGTTTCCAGACCCCCCCAACCCGCGCCAGCCTGCACCTGTGCTGCCTGGGTTTCCTCCCCGAGCCTCTGGCACTGTGTTGGGTCCGGGTCGCGGGGGGCGTCGTCGGGAGCAGCGCGAACTCGGGCTTTGCCTCGGCCTTTGCCCCGGTTTTTGGCGCGGGAGGACTTTCTACCTTTACTTCGGCCGCTCATGGTGGCAGCGTAAGCGGCTTCAAAGCCACGCTCCGACCCTGCGGCCCCTGGCGCCAGCTCGCGGTCGCTACTGAGCGGGCCTCACCATGGCAACCGCCGACGTCACAACTGTACCCTCGCGCGAAGACGGGCTGCGCGCGGTGATTGGCTCTGCCGCCGCAGCTGCGCACAAGCCCACCCTCCCAGACGCCCGTCTCCAGCCTCGCGCCCTGCCTCGCTTTGCCTGTTAGGGACGTGAGTGCTTTCCTTCCGTTTCTTCCCGTTGGCCTCGTTTGTGCCTGCTGAGTCTCGTAGAACATGTCTAATTCCGCTCATGTAAGACAGCATGGCGACGGCTCTCACCACCCCCCATCATCTTCTTTCTAAACGAAACATCTTCAGTTCCTTCAATTTCTTGTGACATTTGCCAAGATGAAACTGCTATTGGTCCCTGTGTTTCCTCTTGGAAAGCCTTTGCTGAGGGATTTGCCATGGTGCCTTAACTCCAGAGAATGTGAAGGTGGATACCGTAGTGCCAGGCCACAAGGCAACTTGATAGGTGGTGGGATGTtactaattataaaaatagtattttgtgaGCATCATTATGAACCAGGAAACGCATTGCGTACTTTAAGTGCATTATCTCAATAAATGAGGGAAGCGTTGttgttcccattttccagatgacaaGACTGTGGCTCTGGGACACCAAGGAATATTCCTGATACTACACAGTAAGGGATAGAAGCGCAATTCAAACCCAAGCCCATCTGACTCCTAACCTATGCTTTATATTTGCAAGTGGCCAGTCCTTCCAGGGCTGCCCGGCTGCAGAGGACTGCACTAGCTCTTAAGAAGAAGGCCAGCCTTGCTTGTAGAACAGGCATTAGCAGGACATTCTGTCTTCTGCCTCGTAGCAAAACCCAAATCCTGCAGCTGCCTCAGGCCTAGTTTACAGAGTTGAGCTTTCACTCAAGGTAATGGGACCAGTACAGAACTTCTGTAATTGGAGTAAGACAGGAATGTGGTCAGAGTATTTAATTAGTCAAGGAG containing:
- the TSPYL5 gene encoding testis-specific Y-encoded-like protein 5 isoform X1; the protein is MSGRSKGRKSSRAKNRGKGRGKARVRAAPDDAPRDPDPTQCQRLGEETQAAQVQAGAGWGGLETAVAAPLRRPAEEAACRLPLDCGLALRARAAGGRGQATTRPCPGKAMSLSERLTADTVFVGTVGTVARPKNGSRVGNRRGAAGKKASETCGAAGRGPQAVAGGRLKKGATGESVSTPVAEEVKVEKDAGSGPLATEGSMDTLETVQLKLETMNAQADRAYLRLSRKFGQLRLHHLERRNLLIQNIPGFWGQAFQNHPQLSSFLNNQDKEVLSYLNSLEVEELGLARLGYKIKFYFGRNPYFQNKVLIKEYGCGPSGQVVSRSTPIQWLPGHDLQSLSQGNPDNSRSFFGWFTNHSSIESDKIVEIINEELWPNPLQYYLMSEGARAEKGKEGRQGPARQPVETPDPGANKSN
- the TSPYL5 gene encoding testis-specific Y-encoded-like protein 5 isoform X2; its protein translation is MSGRSKGRKSSRAKNRGKGRGKARVRAAPDDAPRDPDPTQCQRLGEETQAAQVQAGAGWGGLETAVAAPLRRPAEEAACRLPLDCGLALRARAAGGRGQATTRPCPGKAMSLSERLTADTVFVGTVGTVARPKNGSRVGNRRGAAGKKASETCGAAGRGPQAVAGGRLKKGATGESVSTPVAEEVKVEKDAGSGPLATEGSMDTLETVQLKLETMNAQADRAYLRLSRKFGQLRLHHLERRNLLIQNIPGFWGQAFQNHPQLSSFLNNQDKEVLSYLNSLEVEELGLARLGYKIKFYFGRNPYFQNKVWPCICGRLMLYAAYFAINMHRSGEDGPWTLGTHHLATPIMINLVPSSPHLYC